In Flavobacterium hankyongi, the genomic window TTATGTGGTTAAACATCGTAATACCTCTAGCGAACTTAAAAAAGCGATAGAAACAGTTTGGGGCGGCAAGGAAAAATACATTTCACCTTCTGTAGAACACGCGTTGCAAGATAAAACAACTTCAGAAATTGATGATTATGATATTCAACTGCTTACTCAATTATCATTAGGCATTCCTCAAGAAAATATGGAAGCCAAGTTCAAAGAATTAAATATTACTCCCAATAGTAAAAGTACTATCGAAAAAAGAATCTCTAAACTTAAAGATTATTTTCATGCCAATAATACTATTCACCTAGTAGCGATAGCTAAAGATATGGGGTTAGTGTAGTCTTTATTGTTATAACTTATTTCAAACCTGCAATTTTTTGCAGGTTTTTTTATGTGTTACGGTTTCCCGTAAGGAATTGGTTTTTAATGGTAGTAGGTTTGATTAACAAAGTTTTAAATTATAAAGATTATGAGAAAAATGTTTGCAATCCCATTAGTAATGTTAATGGTTATAGCTGTTTCAGCTCAAGAAAAGAAAACCAAGACTTATAAGCAATCACGTAGTGCAGAAACTGGAAGATATGTAACTAAAAAGGAAGCTAAATCAAATCCAAGTACTACATATACTACAACGAGAAAGGAAAAAGATTAAAGAAATGATAAACGATTTAAAAAAGCTCTTAAATAAAGAACAAGATCCAAAAGCAGTATAAAAGCTTTTAGGAAAGGTGATTAGTCTACTTACAATAATCAAAGTGTAGTTTGGGAATTAATTCAATATGCTTAATTAAAACCACTGGATGTTTGTTCATATAAATAACTAATGATTTTTATATAAAATTATGAAAAACCTTTTTCCTTTTCTATCAGTCTTTTTAGGAGGTTTTATATATGTTTCTTTTAGAGTAGAATCATTAAAAATGTTTTCATGGTTCAATGCAATTGGTTTATCTAAAGTAATTCTAGCAATAAGAAACTTTACAATAAATAATGACATGTTAATCCCTAATTGGATAAAATTTTCATTACCAGATGGTTTATGGTTGTTTTCATTCATTAGTTTGATGCTTGTTGCATGGAAGAATGAAGTCAATTCAAGTAATCTATTTTGGTTTATTGGGCTTCCATTAATTGCTTTATTATCAGAAATAGCACAAAGTATCTCGATTGTATCAGGAACTTTTGATTGGATTGATATAGTAATGTACTTAGTCGGATTTTTTATGCCATTTATAATCAACAAAAAAATAATAACAATTAATTTATAATAATTATGAAGAAAAGAATACAACATTTAATATCTGCATTTGTTTTAACAGGTTTTCTATTTATGGCTTTTGGGAGTGATAATGATAAAACAGAAAGTGGAAAAGCTTCAAGTTCATCGGAATCTAGTACAAACTCAGAAAAAAAGCCAGATGTTGAAATACTTAAGCATGATGCGACTTTTGAAGAAAGTATGGATTCATATACAATCCACTGTAGAGTTAGAAACAATACAGATAAGTTAATTAATTATGTAGATATTAAGGCTACGTTTTATGATAAAGATGGAAACATTGTTGGAACAGGTTTAGGTAATGCGGCAAACTTTGCTGCTGGAGCGGAAAAAACCATAGACGTCATGGGAGTGGATATTCAAAATTGTGAAAAATATGAAGTTCAAATCAATAATCAATTTTAAATCATGGAACTTCAAACACAACTCAAGCAATTAGCGGATAAAATTCACCAGCTTAAAGACAAAATTGAAACGGAAGAATCGACTAAGCATGCTTTTGTACTTCCGTTTATAAATCTATTAGGTTACGATACTTTCAATCCAACCGAAGTAGTGCCAGAATATACCGCCGATTTAGGTATCAAAAAAGGAGAGAAAGTAGATTACGCAATTGTTCAAAACGGCGAACCTATTATGATTATTGAATGCAAGAACTGGAAAGAGAATCTTACGGTTCATGGATCACAGCTGTTCAGGTATTTTCATGTTAGTAAAACTCGTTTTGCATTGTTGACCAACGGTATACAGTATCAGTTTTTTACCGATTTAGACGAGAAAAACAAAATGGACGAAAAGCCATTTTTTGAATTCGACATGGCATCATTGAAAGACAGTGCTGTCAATGAGATAGCCAAGTTTCACAAATCCAATTTTGATATCAATAAGATTTTGGATAATGCCAGTTCGCTCAAATACATCAAGGAAATCCGAAAGCAAATTGATATAGAAATAGAAAAGCCTTCCACGGAATTTGTCCGCTTATTTACCTCAAAAGTGTATAACGGCAGATTGACCGAAAAAGTCATGGAAGAATTCACAGAGTTAGTGCAAAAGGCTTTTGGTCAGCTGATAGGAGAAAAAATCAATGAGCGACTGCATTTTGCTCTAAACAAAGAAGTCATCATACAAGAAAAAGATCAAATTGAAGAGCCTGAAGCTACTCGAGTAAATACAACTGATGAAGAATTAGAAGCGTATAGAATCGTAGTAGCTATTTTGAGAAGAAAGGTTACTACTAACCGAATTGTGCACAGGGATACTCAATCGTATTTCGGTATACTGTTAGATGACAACAATCGTAAACCACTTTGTAGACTACATCTTAACGGTGGGAAAAAGTATATTGGATTATTCAATAACGACAAAAATGAAAATCGACAACCAATAGAAAGTATTGACGATATCTATTTATTCGAACAAGAATTGTTGGATACTGTTGGATTGTATGAAGTGGAGTAATTAATAATTAAAAGATAAAAGTTATGGGAAATTTTACTAATGCAGATTTAGTTTACGATGATTATTCTCCTACTGTTGATGGTGGTGACAATCCAAAATACATTGGAGTTTTAGACAGACAAAAAGTGGATAAAACAGAAGAATATGAAGTGGTTTACTTTTGTAATCAATTTTTGAACAAGCATAAGTTAACCAATAAGGCATTATTTCAAAAAGTTGAAAAATTACTTCGTGATAAAGAAATCAAAGATGTAGATGATCGTGAAGAATTAATAAAATGGATTGAAAAGAATTGGAACAAATAGATAAAGCTTGAATCTTTTATAGAACACCCATAAGGGTGTTTTTTTTATATAAAAAAGTCCCACCGAAGCAGGACTAAAGATTTTCATCTACGGCATATAGCCTTATTGTGATAAGATTAAAGATTAGAATAAAATTATCTATCACAAATATAGGCAAAACAATTTTATAAAAGTTTACGGTTTTCCACATTTTAAACAAAAAACTTTTCCTTATTTTTAGTTACAAAATAAACAAACATGGCAAGAATACTAGGTTTAGATTTAGGAACAAACTCGATAGGGTGGGCGATTATAGATACTGAAAATGAAGGCAAGGAGCAAATTATTGATAAAGGAGTTAGGATATTTTCAGAAGGAGTTAAGTCAGAAAAAGGAATTGAAAGTTCTCGTGCTTCTGAAAGAACAGCTTACAGAAGTGCAAGAAAAATAAAGTACCGAAGAAAATTAAGGAAATACGAAACTCTAAAAATTCTCTCTTTAAATGGAATGTGTCCTTTGTCGATTGAAGAAGTTGAAGACTGGAAAAAATCAGGTTTTAAAAAATATCCGCTTAATCCTGAATTCCTGAAATGGTTACGAACTGATGAAGTTGAAAATAAAAATCCTTATGTTTTTAGGGATAGAGCCAGTAAACAAAAAGTAGCTTTATTTGAGCTTGGACGAGCTTTCTACCATATTGCCCAAAGAAGGGGTTTTTTGAGCAACAGACTTGACCAATCAGCAGAAGGAGTTTTTGAAGAACATAATCCTCAAATTCAGTCGTTAATTGAAGATTTGGATACAACAAATTTAATTTTGGAAGAATTAAAAAGTTATTTTATAAATCTTGGAATTATCGATGAAACCGTAAAAGGTGGATTTAAAAAAGATTTGGACGAAGGAGAAGGCAAATTGAAAAAGTTATATACTTCATTGATAGCAATAACTAAAAAGAATGAAGATGATATTGAGAAATGTAAAGAAGAACTCATTGCCAGATTAAATAAAAAAGATGATTTAGGAAAAGTAAAAGGAAAAATCAAAGACATTTCACAAGCTATGCTTGATGGAAATTTTAAAACATTAGGACAATACTTTTACAGTCTTTACAACAAAGGGGAAATCAGAAATCAATATACTTCAAGAGAGGAACATTATCTTAAAGAATTTGAAATAATTTGTGAAGTTCAGGGAATTGAAGGAATTGATAATACCGAAAAATTACCCGAAAAGAAATTTACAGGTTTAGCCAAAGATTTGTATAAAGCCATTTTCTTTCAGCGACCATTAAAATCACAGAAAGGCTTGATTGGAAAGTGCTCTTTTGAAAAAAGCAAATCACGTTGCGCTATCTCTCATCCGGATTTTGAGGAGTACAGAATGTGGACGTATTTGAACACCATAAAGATTGGAACCCAAAGTGAAAAAACATTGCGTTTTCTGACACAAGAAGAGAAATTGAAATTGATTCCGAAATTCTACAGAAAGAACGATTTTAATTTTGAAGTTTTAGCTAAAGAACTTGTTGAAAAAGGAGCGAGTTTCGGCTATTACAAATCTTCAAAAAAGAATGAGTTTTTTTATTGGTTTAACTACAAACCAACAGACAGTGTTTCGGCTTGCCAGGTTTCTGCTTCATTGAAAAATACTGTCGGGGATGATTGGAAAACAAAAATATTCACGTATCAAACACTAAATGCTAAAAAAGAAGAAGTAACCAAAACAGTTGATTACAAAGATTTATGGCATTTGCTTTCTGTTTCGACTTCGGATATTTATTTATATGAATATGCAAAAGAAAAATTAGGATTAGATGATAAAAGTGCAAAAGCTTTTAGTAAAATAAAATTGAAAAAGGATTTTGCCAGTTTGAGTTTATCTGCAATCACTAAAATTTTGCCTTATCTAAAAGAAGGGCTTTTGTATTCTCACGCCGTATTTATGGCAAACATTTCAACTATTGTGGATGCCGAAATTTGGAAGGATGTTGAACAGAGAAACTATATTCAAAATAAAATCGCAGAAATTATTGAAAATTACACTTTTGAAAAAGGTTTGTTGGAAGTTGTTAATGGTTTAATAAAAGAATATAAAACTGAAAATGAAGATGGTAAAAAAGTATATTATTCAAATGAAGCAGAACCAGAATTTGCAAATGATTTGAAGAAAAAATTACTTGTTTTTTACAAATCAAATAAGATGGAGGATGAAAGAGAGCAACAAGCCATTTTCAATCATTTGTTACCAATTTTTATTGAACAATTAAAGAAATATGAGTTCATCAAAATAAAGAGATTAGATGAAAAAGTTTTAGAATTTCTGAAAGGAGAAAATGAAACTGGTCAAGTATTTTGTAGTGAAGAAAAAGGAACAGACCAAGAGAAGGAAAAGAAAGTAAATAATAGGCTAAAAAAACTATATCATCCATCAGATATCGAGGTTTTCAAAAAGAAAATTATCAAAGATGAGTTTGGAAATGAAAAAGTAGTTTTAGGAAGCCCTTTGACTTCATCCATTAAAAATCCTATGGCAATGCGAGCTTTGCACCAATTGCGAAAAGTTTTGAATACGCTTATTCTTGAAGGAGAAGTTGACGAAAATACAAGAATTCACATTGAGATGGCTCGTGAATTGAATGATGCGAATCGAAGAAAGGGAATTCAGGATTATCAAAAAGAAAGAGAAGAATTATATAAAATTTATGAATCAAAAATTAAAGAACTCTATCAAATAAAGACAGGTAATGAATTAGTAATCGTCACCAATGAGGATTTACAAAGATTTGAATCAGCTTTACAACAAACTAAAGATGGAAGACTGATTACTAAAGAAGAACTTTTAAAATACAAGATTTGGGAAGAGCAAAATCATATTTGTGTTTATACAGGAAGAACAATCAGTATAGATAGTTTTTTGGGTTCAGATCCAAAATTTGATATTGAGCATACAATACCAAGAAGTATTTCACAAGATAATTCATTGATGAACAAAACACTTTGTGATAAAGATTTTAATAGAACAATTAAAGGTAAAAAAATGCCAATAGAATTATCTAATTACAATGATATTTTGCCAAGAATTCAGCATTGGAAAAAAGAGGCAGAAAAATTAGATGATGAAATAAAACTTATTACTAAACAAATAAAAGTAGCATCAACTAAAGAAATAAAAGATAAAAAAATAAGAAGAAGACATTATTTGACTTTAAAACGAGATTATCTTCAAGGAAAATATGATAGATTTATTTGGAAAGAACCAAAGGTTGGATTCAAAAACAGCCAAATCCCGGATACAGGAATTATTACCAAATATGCGCAAGCTTATTTAAAATCGTATTTTAAAAGAGTGGAAAGCGTAAAAGGTGGAATGGTTGCCGAATTTAGAAAACAATGGGGAATTCAGGAAAGTTATATTGATGAAAACGGATTCAAGCAATACAAAGAAAAAGACCGAAGTAAACATACACACCATACAATTGATGCCATAACGATTGCCTGTATGACCAAAGACAAATACGATGTTTTGGCTCACGCATGGAGATTGGAAGACGAGCAAAACAAAAAAGAGGCAAAAGCTATAATTGAACAAGCAAAACCCTGGAAGACCTTCAAAGAAGATTTGCTGAAAATTGAGGATGAAATTTTAGTTTCGCATTTCACTCCTGACAATGTTAAAAAACAGTCTAAAAAAATTATTAGAGTTCGTGGAAAAAAGCAATATGTAGCCGAAATAGAGCGTGATGAAAAAGGAAAAGCAATACCAAAAAAAGATGCTAATGGGAAAGTAATTTACAAGTTAAACGAAAAAGGAGAAAAAATTCCAAGATTGCATCAAGGTGACACAGTAAGAGGTTCTTTGCATTTAGCAGGAAATTATGGAGCAATAAAACAGCCTGAGTTAGATGAGTTCACAAATAAACCGAAGCATACATCAAACGGAACTTTTATTTTAAAAAAAGACATAAAAGGGAATGATGTAATTAATTTTGTTGAGAGGAAAGCTTTGACAAAATTATCAGATAATGATATTAAAAATATTGTTGATCCTGTTGTTGCTCAAAAAATTCAAAAAGCTGTCGAAGAAGGCAAAATAACTTTTAAAACAATTTTAGGAAAAAAAGTTGCTGTAATTAAAGAAGGAACTACTATTTGGATGAGAGAGCCAAATGAGGAGAAAAATTTAGTTGGGATTCCAATCAATAAGGTTCGTGTTTTCGTTCCAAATGTTAAAAACCCTTTAGAGATAAAAAAACATAGCCTTTTATCTAAATCTCGTTTTGAACATAAACAAGTGATTTATGCGCAGAATGATGAGAATTATGCAATGGCTATATATGAGTTAGATGGTAAACGAGATTTCGAATTGATTAATAATTTCAGTTTAGTAAAATTAATTAAACAAGGTCAAGGGAATTATCCTTTATCTAAAGAAAAAGAAATTCAAGGTAAAAAAGTACAAATTCCAATAGTAAAAAGTAATAACCGTGATGTCGTTTTAAAAAGAGGACAACAAGTTGTTTTTTATGATAAAGAAACGGAAACTCCGAAAGATATTACGGAAATTATTGATTTAAAAGGAAGGATTTACATTATTGAAGGGTTGTCAATTCAAAGAATAGTTAGGCCATCAGGAAAAATTGATGAATATGGGGTAATCATGTTAAGATATTTTAAAGAAGCTAGAAAATCAGATGATATTAAAAAAGATAATTTTAAACCTGATGGTACTTTTAAATTAGGAGAAAATAAACCAACAAGAAAAATGAATCATAATCAATTTTCGGCTTTTGTTGAAGGAATTGATTTTAAAGTATTGCCATCAGGAAAATTTCAAAAAATATAAAAAAGAGAATAGGTTCTTTGACATAAGATTTTCATAGTCTTAAACAGCCAAACCACAACGAAAAATCTTTTGATTTTCTGCTAATGGATTTTAAGTTGTGGTTTGATTAAAGATTAGAGAACACGATATTAGAGCTTCAAGCAGAAAAGAAAACAGCAAAGTTGTGGTTTGATTAAAGATTAGAGAACACGATATTATCTTTGCAAACTAACTGAATTTGTAAATAGTTGTGGTTTGATTAAAGATTAGAGAACACGATATTCTCGAGAAGTTCGAGAAAGGTCAGGAGCGAGTTGTGGTTTGATTAAAGATTAGAGAACACGATATTCCTCTATAATTGATTTTGTTTGCTAAATCAGTTGTGGTTTGATTAAAGATTAGAGAACACGATATTGTAACTCTTTTCTTGAGAAGTTCTCAAATGTTGTGGTTTGATTAAAGATTAGAGAACACGATATTTAGAAAATGATTTAGAAGCTTTTATGCCAAGTTGTGGTTTGATTAAAGATTAGAGAACACGATATTTCTTTTCGTCATCATATACCGCGCCGCCCGTTGTGGTTTGATTAAAGATTAGAAAACACGATATTTTGATTGCCTTGTACCTCCTGTAGAGACTCGTTGTGGTTTGATTAAAGATTAGAAAACACGATATTGAAATAGTGTAATGGTAACATAATGGTCTCGTTGTGGTTTGATTAAAGATTAGAAAACACGATATTTACCGAAGAATAGCATCTCTTAAATTTAGAGTTGTGGTTTGATTAAAGATTAGAAAACACGATATTATCAATAAAAAACATTTGTTTCAAGGATTAGTTGTGGTTTGATTAAAGATTAGAAAACACGATATTATTTATTTTATAAAGCTGGAGTCCCATTAGGTTGTGGTTTGATTAAAGATTAGAAAACACGATATTTTTTTCTAACTGAACATCTTCAAGGAATAGTTGTGGTTTGATTAAAGATTAGAAAACACGATATTTATGTGGGTAAAAAGCTATAGGATTGCCTGGTTGTGGTTTGATTAAAGATTAGAAAACACGATATTTCAATGTACATATCCTTTGTTAAGCATAGGGTTGTGGTTTGATTAAAGATTAGAAAACACGATATTCTTCGGTAGATTTTCAATTAAAGCAAGAGGGTTGTGGTTTGATTAAAGATTAGAAAACACGATATTCCATGCTGTTGCGTTTGTTGTGATACCAGTGTTGTGGTTTGATTAAAGATTAGAAAACACGATATTGTTTATGAAAAAGTTGAAACTCAAAGAACAGTTGTGGTTTGATTAAAGATTAGAAAACACGATATTTGCAATTCGACATAATTAGATAACCCAAGTGTTGTGGTTTGATTAAAGATTAGAAAACACGATATTATTTTTGTTTTGTTTAATTTAATAATCCTGGTTGTGGTTTGATTAAAGATTAGAAAACACGATATTTCTGTGTCATCAGCACCATAGATAATTGAGGTTGTGGTTTGATTAAAGATTAGAAAACACGATATTTTTGAAATGCCTTTCCAACCACCTAATCAAGTTGTGGTTTGATTAAAGATTAGAAAACACGATATTACTGTCGTATTTTTCCGTTACTATTTACAGTTGTGGTTTGATTAAAGATTAGAAAACACGATATTGTTTTATTATTTTTACAACATGATACTAGCGTTGTGGTTTGATTAAAGATTAGAAAACACGATATTGCGTATTATGAAAGTGAATTTAATCCAACGGTTGTGGTTTGATTAAAGATTAGAAAACACGATATTCAAGGGTTTAAAAAGAAAGAATTTTGTAAAGTTGTGGTTTGATTAAAGATTAGAAAACACGATATTGGAGTAAATCAAAGAAAGAACAAAAAGAAGGTTGTGGTTTGATTAAAGATTAGAAAACACGATATTTTCTTCTTGTATCTCTAATGCGATAGTCTTGTTGTGGTTTGATTAAAGATTAGAAAACACGATATTTTAGCATATAAAATAAGCACTAAAGAACCAGTTGTGGTTTGATTAAAGATTAGAAAACACGATATTTCTTCGTAAAAAGTATATGCGTATTCTTTGTTGTGGTTTGATTAAAGATTAGAAAACACGATATTGAAAACTGGGTACGAATAACAGAAACAGAAGTTGTGGTTTGATTAAAGATTAGAAAACACGATATTTTGGCGTAATAAGTGGAGAATTTACGGTTTGTTGTGGTTTGATTAAAGATTAGAAAACACGATATTTGTTTGTGCTTTCTCTAACTTCTCAACATCGTTGTGGTTTGATTAAAGATTAGAAAACACGATATTAAAGTAAGCCAAAAGTTTAGATTTAAAAACGTTGTGGTTTGATTAAAGATTAGAAAACACGATATTCATTTAACAAGATACTACGTTCTACTACTGGTTGTGGTTTGATTAAAGATTAGAAAACACGATATTCAATGCAAAATTCAAAAGATGATGAAATGTGTTGTGGTTTGATTAAAGATTAGAAAACACGATATTAGTTGAGTTGTTATCTTCTGATATTTAAGTGTTTATATTAAAATATCGTAATAAAAAATGCTTCTTTTTTGCAGTGATAAGGCAAGATTGAGGTATTTTTTTATTTTCATTGTTGGAAGATAGCCCGCAAGCTTATTCTTTTGATGATAAATCATTCTTAAAATTTTGATTTTTAAATTCAAAAAGCAATAAATTTATCTCAGTATTCTATAAAAGCCTTTTAAAATTTATATTCGCCATGAAAAATCGTAAAAGAAATCGAATGTCTGGATTCGATTATTCCAGCAATAATTTATATTTTATCACGAATTGTGTAAAAAATAATTTGTGTTGTTTTGGTAATGTGATTCCCGTAGGGACAGGTCGCGACCTGTCCGTCCAACATCCCGATAATAATTCCCAAAATATTATCATGCAATTGAATGAATATGGCGCAATTGTAAAAAATAAAATTGAATGGTTAGAATTGCAATATCCTTATGTAGCGATTCATAATTATGTAATCATGCCCAATCATTTTCATTTAATTTTAGAAATCGATAGTAATAAAATAAAAGTTAAAGAAGTTAAAATAAAATCTGTTTCAAGTTTGATGGGAGCCTTAAAAACGACAACCTCAAAGCAAATACATAATTTAGGATTTGTTGATTTTGCTTGGCATCGTTCTTTTCACGATCATATTATTAGAGACGAAAAACAATTTTTTTACATTACAAGCTATATTGATAATAACCCTCAAAAATGGTTTCAAGATAAATTTTTTAATGCCCTAAAATAATTCCAATTGTGTAGGCTGAGGCTCTTTGGGTATTGCTGCCTTGCCCCAAAAATTCAAGATATTACCAAATTGCTTGTCGGTTATTCGCAATACTGAAACTTTTCCTAAAGGGGGGAGCAATTTGTGAATTCGTTTCTCATGAACATCTGCACTTTCGCCGCTAGCACAATGTCTAATATATACCGAATATTGCATCATGCTAAAACCATCCTTCAACAAATTGTTTCGAAAGCCTGAGGCATTTTTTCTATCCTTTTTAGTTTCTGTTGGCAAATCAAAAAATACAAATAACCACATAATTCGGTATCCATTTAGCTCCATAGTTTTGGATATTTTATCTTTTTCCGTTCCCCAGTAAAACATTGCTGCAATGAACTAGCCGTTTTTTGTAATGCAACCATTAATGGACTTTTTTCTTCTTTGAAATAAACTGTTCGAGTTAGAATTTGTAATAGTTCGGACTTTATTTCTGTATTTAATTCTTGCTCTCGGTATTGTTGCATTATTTCGTATACTTTTTCATCTACAATAGGTCGAAAAGGTTCCATAATATCATCTGCAAGTGCAAAAGCATTGTATTTGCTTTTATGATGAATTCCTAACGTATTTAAAAGACCACTTCCTGAAAGTGCTCTTGCAGTTGCGGCTCTGAGCAATGCATAACCATAGTTCAAAAAATTATTAGGATAATCACCAAAACGCTCTCTTTTAAATTGATGTTCAAAAAAGGTTTTCCAATAAAAATTTGCAGCAACTCCTTCCATATTAGAAGTATCACCACTCAAAACCTTGGATGCTAAAAAGTCAAAATTATTTTTCTTTGCCGTAATTTTTTCTAACAATATTCCCTGGTTGGTAATTTTCTCTACTATCGTTTGTTGCCAAAGTTGTTTTTTTAAAGGGAGACTTGCCTCTATTTGATTTTTAAATATTTCTTGTTGAATGTGATGACTATTTAGATTTAAGAATAATCCATTAGGCAAGTGATTTTTGCCACAAATTATAACAGAGGAATTGTTTTCAATTAACAAGTTTAATGCAGGCAGACTAATATATGTTTCTTGATTGTCAATAACTAAAAAGCCGATGTCTTCTATTGAAATTGTTCCTTTTCTATGTTCATTTTCAATAACTAATTGATTTAGTTTTGTAGTAATTGAGCTTTTATTTTCTATTAATATGGCTTTCTTTAACATTAGATAAAAATTAATGGTAATTTAATTCTTAAAAGTGATTGGTTTTTACGGTTTTCCGTATCCATAATATTCTGTGTTCTCTTACTTTTGAAATAAAACTAAATATGATTAAAAAATTACTTTTTATAACTTTCATAGGTTTAGTTACAGTTTCTTGTAAACAAGAGACCCCAAAACCAAAAGAGAAAATTGTTCCGTTTGTAGAAAAAATCCTCCCAGAAGATATAAAAACAATTACGCCCGAGGAAGCACAGACATTTCATAAAAATCCTGAGCGGAAGTATGAATACAGAACAGGAACTTATAATAATTATGAATACGATTATGACGTGATAGGTTCAGATAGTCTAAAAAATCATGTGAAAGGAAATGTAATTGTGAAAGGAAAGTATGGAGCAGGTATGCTTACTGATTCGCTGGGAAGAGTATTTGATGTGGAGGTAGAATGGACAGGCTATGATATGCTTAAAGGCAAGGATAAAAGAGGAAATACATATACCCTGAAGACAGAATAGTGCTACTTTCAGGATTAACTTAATATTTATACGCCATGAAATTAATTTGTTTGCTATTATTATGTATTACTTTTCATTCTGCTGATGAAAAAGTTTATGTTTGTTTTTCAAAAGGAGCCTCAAGATATCACTATAAAGAACATTGTAGAGGATTAAGTGCCTGTAAGCATGTTATAAAAAAAATGACTATTGAAGAGGCTAGAGAATTTGGCTTCACTCTTTGTAAGTGGGAAGATTAAAAAGAGATTGTAAAGATGCGTTACTTCTACACCGGTTTATTAATATGTTTGCTATTTGTCAGTACAGTATCTGCTCAGATAAAGGTGTGTTCCTGGAATGTTGAAAACATAGGTAAATCAAAATCAGATGAGGATATTGAATTTATTGCTATCATGTTACGTGACTTTGATGTTGTAGCGATACAAGAAGTAGTTGCAGGTTATGGTGGTGCTCAAGCTGTCGCAAAATTGGCAGATGCCTTGAATCGAAAGGAAGCAAAATGGGAGTATGTTGTTAGTGATCCAACCTCAGGGAGTACGTATAAAACAGAACGTTATGCTTTTTTATGGAAAAGTCATGTTTTAAAAATTAAAGAGACTCCATGGTTGGAAAAAAAATATCAGACCTTAATTGATAGAGAACCTTTTTATGCTACGTTTAAATCAGGGACTAAAGAATTTACATTGGCTAATTTTCACGCTATTACCAAAAGTAAACAACCAGAGACAGAAATTAAGTATTTTAAATTGTTACCATCCCAATACCCAAATTTGAACTTAATCTTTATTGGTGATTTCAACTGTCCACAATCACATACTGTTTTTAATCCTCTTAAAAGTATGGGCTATATTTCGGTTTTTAAAAATCAAAAAACATCCTTAAAAAAGGAATGTAATAGAGATACTTGTTTGGCTTCTGAATTTGATAATATTTGGTTTGATGGGAAAAAGAATAAGGTTGTAAATAGAAAAGCAATTCATTTTTATGAAAATTTTCAATCTCTTGACGAAGCACGAAAAATTTCG contains:
- the cas1 gene encoding type II CRISPR-associated endonuclease Cas1, translating into MLKKAILIENKSSITTKLNQLVIENEHRKGTISIEDIGFLVIDNQETYISLPALNLLIENNSSVIICGKNHLPNGLFLNLNSHHIQQEIFKNQIEASLPLKKQLWQQTIVEKITNQGILLEKITAKKNNFDFLASKVLSGDTSNMEGVAANFYWKTFFEHQFKRERFGDYPNNFLNYGYALLRAATARALSGSGLLNTLGIHHKSKYNAFALADDIMEPFRPIVDEKVYEIMQQYREQELNTEIKSELLQILTRTVYFKEEKSPLMVALQKTASSLQQCFTGERKKIKYPKLWS
- a CDS encoding endonuclease/exonuclease/phosphatase family protein, whose translation is MRYFYTGLLICLLFVSTVSAQIKVCSWNVENIGKSKSDEDIEFIAIMLRDFDVVAIQEVVAGYGGAQAVAKLADALNRKEAKWEYVVSDPTSGSTYKTERYAFLWKSHVLKIKETPWLEKKYQTLIDREPFYATFKSGTKEFTLANFHAITKSKQPETEIKYFKLLPSQYPNLNLIFIGDFNCPQSHTVFNPLKSMGYISVFKNQKTSLKKECNRDTCLASEFDNIWFDGKKNKVVNRKAIHFYENFQSLDEARKISDHIPIVVEFEFF